From a region of the Thermomicrobium roseum DSM 5159 genome:
- the hisG gene encoding ATP phosphoribosyltransferase, translating to MAEPLRIAIASKGEYEQATLRFLESAGLSVWRPNPRQYVGRLAGFEDVEILFQRTADIVQQVASGGADFGITGYDLVAELAGDDPDVLVVFDDLGFRRCQLVLAVPESWLDVTTLADLADLAVEWKRRGRTMRIATKFPNLTREFLLRNGVNYFTLVEGHGALEIAPALGYADLIADLTETGVTLRENRLRVLEGGVILRAQACLIASRRALRAAPQKLQQARSIIELIEARLRSRRYRLITANIRGSSEDEVVRHVTAHAATTGERGPTVARVYPKLGEDGPGWYEVTIIVPQHLLLEAVDHLRLAGSSGITVTSPEYVFDSRSHAFARLCQALEEKA from the coding sequence ATGGCCGAACCGCTCCGAATCGCCATCGCTTCCAAAGGAGAATACGAGCAAGCAACCTTGCGTTTCCTCGAGAGTGCTGGCCTCAGCGTGTGGCGGCCCAACCCACGTCAGTACGTCGGGCGACTGGCTGGCTTCGAGGACGTCGAGATTCTTTTTCAGCGTACGGCCGATATCGTCCAGCAGGTCGCCAGCGGGGGCGCTGACTTCGGTATCACCGGTTACGATCTTGTCGCCGAACTCGCCGGCGACGATCCCGATGTCCTCGTTGTCTTCGACGATCTCGGCTTCCGGCGCTGTCAGCTCGTCCTCGCCGTCCCCGAAAGCTGGCTGGACGTTACGACACTGGCTGACCTGGCCGACCTCGCTGTCGAGTGGAAGCGACGTGGGCGCACCATGCGTATCGCCACGAAGTTTCCCAATCTGACACGCGAATTCCTGTTGCGCAACGGCGTCAATTACTTCACGCTCGTCGAGGGACACGGCGCGCTCGAAATCGCTCCCGCGCTCGGCTACGCTGATTTGATCGCCGATCTCACCGAAACAGGCGTCACCTTGCGCGAAAATCGGCTCAGGGTACTGGAGGGTGGAGTCATTCTCCGCGCCCAGGCCTGCCTCATCGCGAGTCGGCGAGCGCTGCGGGCAGCACCGCAAAAACTGCAGCAGGCTCGCTCCATCATCGAGCTGATCGAGGCGCGTCTCCGCTCGCGACGCTATCGCCTCATCACAGCGAACATTCGCGGATCGAGCGAGGACGAGGTCGTCCGTCACGTCACGGCACACGCGGCAACGACCGGCGAGCGCGGACCGACCGTTGCGCGCGTCTACCCGAAGTTGGGTGAGGACGGTCCGGGTTGGTACGAAGTGACGATCATCGTTCCACAGCACCTCTTGCTGGAGGCTGTCGACCATCTGCGCTTGGCCGGAAGCTCGGGGATCACCGTGACTTCTCCCGAGTACGTTTTCGATTCCCGCTCCCATGCCTTCGCCCGCCTCTGCCAGGCCTTGGAGGAGAAAGCATGA